One genomic segment of Hordeum vulgare subsp. vulgare chromosome 2H, MorexV3_pseudomolecules_assembly, whole genome shotgun sequence includes these proteins:
- the LOC123427579 gene encoding disease resistance protein RPM1-like isoform X2 produces MAEMIAISLSAKVAATLSGSAAADFSSLVAVRSGIAAAARDLELLRAFLRFADSRRGEDALASAWVDQIRDVGFELEDVADEYAFLSGGGFVRACANFGAWLALARRLGKARVRLRDLSDAKERYGIRPAEATASSSAPDGGTGPVVGRKLAEAAHFLEDGEIVGFAAHRRSLMKWLTEDIDSRRSLVAVCGMGGVGKTTLVTSVYKEVAASRHFDCAAWVSVSKNFTTDDLLRKIAKELHRDVRAGMPDIDEMDYRSLVEALRGHLAKKRYLLLLDDVWDADAWYEIRNALVDDGQGSKIIITTRSQNVASLAASTRIIMLEPLPKQEAWSLFCNTTFREDANQECPHHLEQWAFKILDRCCGLPLAIVSVGNLLALKSRTEFAWKNVHDSLDWDGSSVRGIGQVSSILNLSIDDLPYHLKRCLLYCSIYPEDFLIKRKILIRLWIAEGYIEEKGQGTMEEIADDYLHQLVQRSLLQVTLKNEFGRAKRLCIHDLIRDLILQRSIKEGFTVFSKCQPTLGPSKKIRHLILDRWIDKLPSSLSNLLNLRYLGIRSTLIEELPQDLGQLHKLQTLDTKWSRVQRLPPSIRKLNNLRHLIVFRRRSADFRFAFPGTAIEFPDGLQNLTCLQTLKYIEADEKMVKSLKSLKHMKSLELSGVHESNLIHLPSSISTMSGLLCLGIVSRDANVILDLEPFYPPPLKLQRLSLTGMLARGKLPSWFGHLDNLMQLRLCSSELRGDSIGLLSSLPRLLHLTLKNAYTDKSLSFPEGSFPVLKKLSLHELPNLSHIEFQKGSLLHLNVLILGRCDELTEIPQGIENLIELDNLELYEMPSEIIEKIQDRETLVGDYKDSRRTTTVKNTVWYNGQLLQKTIYTNLFTIQI; encoded by the exons ATGGCGGAGATGATCGCGATATCGCTCTCGGCGAAGGTCGCCGCAACACTGTCAGGCAGTGCGGCCGCCGACTTCTCCTCTCTCGTGGCCGTCCGCTCGGGCATCGCCGCCGCGGCGCGGGACCTGGAGCTCCTCCGCGCGTTCCTCCGGTTCGCCGACTCCCGCCGCGGCGAGGACGCGCTCGCCTCCGCCTGGGTGGACCAGATCCGGGACGTCGGATTCGAGCTGGAGGACGTCGCGGACGAGTACGCCTTCCTCTCCGGCGGCGGCTTCGTCCGCGCCTGCGCTAACTTCGGCGCGTGGCTCGCTCTGGCCAGACGGCTAGGCAAGGCGCGGGTGAGGCTCCGCGACCTGTCGGATGCCAAGGAGCGGTACGGCATCCGGCCGGCCGAGGCCACCGCTTCAAGTTCCGCTCCCGACGGCGGCACCGGGCCCGTCGTTGGTCGGAAGCTAGCGGAAGCAGCGCATTTCTTGGAAGATGGGGAAATCGTCGGTTTTGCGGCGCACAGAAGGTCACTGATGAAATGGCTCACGGAGGACATCGACTCCCGGCGGTCTCTGGTTGCTGTGTGCGGGATGGGCGGCGTTGGCAAGACCACTCTAGTCACCAGCGTGTACAAGGAAGTCGCCGCAAGCCGCCACTTCGACTGCGCTGCGTGGGTGTCCGTCTCCAAGAACTTCACGACGGATGACCTCCTAAGGAAAATTGCCAAAGAACTGCACAGGGACGTCCGTGCCGGCATGCCGGACATTGATGAGATGGACTACCGGTCGCTGGTGGAAGCTTTGCGTGGGCATCTCGCCAAGAAGAGGTACTTGTTATTGCTGGACGATGTCTGGGATGCCGATGCATGGTATGAAATCCGCAATGCGTTGGTTGATGATGGACAAGGGAGCAAGATAATCATCACAACACGCAGTCAAAATGTTGCCTCTCTGGCAGCATCCACCAGGATCATCATGTTGGAACCGCTCCCCAAGCAAGAAGCATGGTCCTTGTTTTGTAACACCACATTCAGGGAAGATGCCAATCAGGAGTGCCCACATCATCTGGAGCAGTGGGCTTTCAAGATATTGGACAGATGTTGTGGTCTACCATTAGCAATTGTATCAGTTGGCAACCTCCTTGCATTGAAGAGTAGAACGGAATTTGCTTGGAAGAATGTCCATGACAGCCTTGACTGGGATGGAAGCAGTGTTCGTGGAATTGGGCAAGTGTCAAGCATACTCAATCTGAGCATTGATGATCTGCCTTATCACCTGAAGAGATGTTTACTGTATTGCAGTATATACCCTGAAGATTTCTTGATCAAAAGGAAAATTCTGATCAGGTTGTGGATTGCAGAAGGCTATATTGAGGAAAAGGGCCAGGGCACAATGGAGGAGATTGCGGATGATTACCTGCACCAGCTAGTGCAACGTAGCCTGTTGCAGGTCACGTTAAAGAATGAGTTTGGACGAGCAAAACGGCTCTGCATTCATGACCTGATCAGGGATTTGATTCTGCAAAGGTCAATAAAGGAAGGGTTTACCGTATTCTCGAAATGTCAGCCAACATTGGGGCCAAGCAAAAAAATCCGTCATCTTATACTTGACCGATGG ATAGATAAACTGCCTAGCTCACTGAGCAATCTTCTTAATCTGCGGTATCTTGGGATCCGTTCCACTCTCATTGAAGAGCTTCCACAGGATTTGGGACAGTTACATAAGTTGCAAACTTTAGATACAAAGTGGTCCAGGGTCCAGAGACTACCACCTAGTATAAGAAAGCTCAATAACCTGCGCCACCTGATAGTGTTTAGGCGCCGATCTGCAGACTTCAGGTTTGCGTTCCCTGGTACAGCAATTGAATTTCCAGACGGGCTACAAAATCTTACCTGCCTGCAGACTCTAAAGTACATCGAGGCTGATGAGAAGATGGTCAAATCCTTAAAAAGCTTAAAGCATATGAAGAGCTTAGAGCTATCCGGTGTGCATGAGAGTAATCTTATTCATTTGCCCTCATCCATCTCCACAATGAGCGGCCTTCTGTGCTTGGGGATTGTCAGTCGGGATGCTAATGTCATATTGGACCTGGAGCCATTTTATCCACCCCCACTAAAGCTTCAGAGACTTTCATTGACAGGGATGTTAGCCAGAGGTAAGTTGCCTTCATGGTTTGGGCACCTTGATAACCTCATGCAGTTGCGTTTGTGTTCATCTGAGCTCAGAGGAGATTCAATTGGATTGCTCTCATCACTTCCCAGGCTGTTACATCTTACCCTAAAGAATGCATACACCGACAAGAGTTTATCCTTTCCAGAAGGCAGTTTTCCAGTTCTTAAGAAGCTGAGCTTACATGAGTTGCCtaacctttctcacattgagtttCAAAAAGGGAGTCTTCTACATCTAAATGTATTAATCCTAGGCCGTTGTGATGAGCTAACTGAAATACCCCAAGGCATCGAGAATCTTATAGAGCTCGACAACCTGGAGCTTTATGAAATGCCAAGTGAGATAATAGAAAAGATTCAAGACAGGGAAACATTAGTTGGGGATTATAAAGATTCTCGACGTACTACAACTGTTAAGAACACCGTCTGGTATAATGGACAATTGTTGCAGAAAACAATTTACACCAACCTATTCACTATTCAAATTTAG
- the LOC123427579 gene encoding disease resistance protein RPM1-like isoform X1, with amino-acid sequence MAEMIAISLSAKVAATLSGSAAADFSSLVAVRSGIAAAARDLELLRAFLRFADSRRGEDALASAWVDQIRDVGFELEDVADEYAFLSGGGFVRACANFGAWLALARRLGKARVRLRDLSDAKERYGIRPAEATASSSAPDGGTGPVVGRKLAEAAHFLEDGEIVGFAAHRRSLMKWLTEDIDSRRSLVAVCGMGGVGKTTLVTSVYKEVAASRHFDCAAWVSVSKNFTTDDLLRKIAKELHRDVRAGMPDIDEMDYRSLVEALRGHLAKKRYLLLLDDVWDADAWYEIRNALVDDGQGSKIIITTRSQNVASLAASTRIIMLEPLPKQEAWSLFCNTTFREDANQECPHHLEQWAFKILDRCCGLPLAIVSVGNLLALKSRTEFAWKNVHDSLDWDGSSVRGIGQVSSILNLSIDDLPYHLKRCLLYCSIYPEDFLIKRKILIRLWIAEGYIEEKGQGTMEEIADDYLHQLVQRSLLQVTLKNEFGRAKRLCIHDLIRDLILQRSIKEGFTVFSKCQPTLGPSKKIRHLILDRWVSDHRPVLKMTLLRSFNSFKSDIDSSVLSGFRLLTVLNLWFVQIDKLPSSLSNLLNLRYLGIRSTLIEELPQDLGQLHKLQTLDTKWSRVQRLPPSIRKLNNLRHLIVFRRRSADFRFAFPGTAIEFPDGLQNLTCLQTLKYIEADEKMVKSLKSLKHMKSLELSGVHESNLIHLPSSISTMSGLLCLGIVSRDANVILDLEPFYPPPLKLQRLSLTGMLARGKLPSWFGHLDNLMQLRLCSSELRGDSIGLLSSLPRLLHLTLKNAYTDKSLSFPEGSFPVLKKLSLHELPNLSHIEFQKGSLLHLNVLILGRCDELTEIPQGIENLIELDNLELYEMPSEIIEKIQDRETLVGDYKDSRRTTTVKNTVWYNGQLLQKTIYTNLFTIQI; translated from the coding sequence ATGGCGGAGATGATCGCGATATCGCTCTCGGCGAAGGTCGCCGCAACACTGTCAGGCAGTGCGGCCGCCGACTTCTCCTCTCTCGTGGCCGTCCGCTCGGGCATCGCCGCCGCGGCGCGGGACCTGGAGCTCCTCCGCGCGTTCCTCCGGTTCGCCGACTCCCGCCGCGGCGAGGACGCGCTCGCCTCCGCCTGGGTGGACCAGATCCGGGACGTCGGATTCGAGCTGGAGGACGTCGCGGACGAGTACGCCTTCCTCTCCGGCGGCGGCTTCGTCCGCGCCTGCGCTAACTTCGGCGCGTGGCTCGCTCTGGCCAGACGGCTAGGCAAGGCGCGGGTGAGGCTCCGCGACCTGTCGGATGCCAAGGAGCGGTACGGCATCCGGCCGGCCGAGGCCACCGCTTCAAGTTCCGCTCCCGACGGCGGCACCGGGCCCGTCGTTGGTCGGAAGCTAGCGGAAGCAGCGCATTTCTTGGAAGATGGGGAAATCGTCGGTTTTGCGGCGCACAGAAGGTCACTGATGAAATGGCTCACGGAGGACATCGACTCCCGGCGGTCTCTGGTTGCTGTGTGCGGGATGGGCGGCGTTGGCAAGACCACTCTAGTCACCAGCGTGTACAAGGAAGTCGCCGCAAGCCGCCACTTCGACTGCGCTGCGTGGGTGTCCGTCTCCAAGAACTTCACGACGGATGACCTCCTAAGGAAAATTGCCAAAGAACTGCACAGGGACGTCCGTGCCGGCATGCCGGACATTGATGAGATGGACTACCGGTCGCTGGTGGAAGCTTTGCGTGGGCATCTCGCCAAGAAGAGGTACTTGTTATTGCTGGACGATGTCTGGGATGCCGATGCATGGTATGAAATCCGCAATGCGTTGGTTGATGATGGACAAGGGAGCAAGATAATCATCACAACACGCAGTCAAAATGTTGCCTCTCTGGCAGCATCCACCAGGATCATCATGTTGGAACCGCTCCCCAAGCAAGAAGCATGGTCCTTGTTTTGTAACACCACATTCAGGGAAGATGCCAATCAGGAGTGCCCACATCATCTGGAGCAGTGGGCTTTCAAGATATTGGACAGATGTTGTGGTCTACCATTAGCAATTGTATCAGTTGGCAACCTCCTTGCATTGAAGAGTAGAACGGAATTTGCTTGGAAGAATGTCCATGACAGCCTTGACTGGGATGGAAGCAGTGTTCGTGGAATTGGGCAAGTGTCAAGCATACTCAATCTGAGCATTGATGATCTGCCTTATCACCTGAAGAGATGTTTACTGTATTGCAGTATATACCCTGAAGATTTCTTGATCAAAAGGAAAATTCTGATCAGGTTGTGGATTGCAGAAGGCTATATTGAGGAAAAGGGCCAGGGCACAATGGAGGAGATTGCGGATGATTACCTGCACCAGCTAGTGCAACGTAGCCTGTTGCAGGTCACGTTAAAGAATGAGTTTGGACGAGCAAAACGGCTCTGCATTCATGACCTGATCAGGGATTTGATTCTGCAAAGGTCAATAAAGGAAGGGTTTACCGTATTCTCGAAATGTCAGCCAACATTGGGGCCAAGCAAAAAAATCCGTCATCTTATACTTGACCGATGGGTAAGTGATCATCGACCAGTTCTAAAGATGACATTGCTTCGCTCCTtcaactcatttaagtcagatatAGATTCTTCAGTCTTGTCTGGCTTTAGGTTATTGACCGTATTAAACTTATGGTTTGTCCAGATAGATAAACTGCCTAGCTCACTGAGCAATCTTCTTAATCTGCGGTATCTTGGGATCCGTTCCACTCTCATTGAAGAGCTTCCACAGGATTTGGGACAGTTACATAAGTTGCAAACTTTAGATACAAAGTGGTCCAGGGTCCAGAGACTACCACCTAGTATAAGAAAGCTCAATAACCTGCGCCACCTGATAGTGTTTAGGCGCCGATCTGCAGACTTCAGGTTTGCGTTCCCTGGTACAGCAATTGAATTTCCAGACGGGCTACAAAATCTTACCTGCCTGCAGACTCTAAAGTACATCGAGGCTGATGAGAAGATGGTCAAATCCTTAAAAAGCTTAAAGCATATGAAGAGCTTAGAGCTATCCGGTGTGCATGAGAGTAATCTTATTCATTTGCCCTCATCCATCTCCACAATGAGCGGCCTTCTGTGCTTGGGGATTGTCAGTCGGGATGCTAATGTCATATTGGACCTGGAGCCATTTTATCCACCCCCACTAAAGCTTCAGAGACTTTCATTGACAGGGATGTTAGCCAGAGGTAAGTTGCCTTCATGGTTTGGGCACCTTGATAACCTCATGCAGTTGCGTTTGTGTTCATCTGAGCTCAGAGGAGATTCAATTGGATTGCTCTCATCACTTCCCAGGCTGTTACATCTTACCCTAAAGAATGCATACACCGACAAGAGTTTATCCTTTCCAGAAGGCAGTTTTCCAGTTCTTAAGAAGCTGAGCTTACATGAGTTGCCtaacctttctcacattgagtttCAAAAAGGGAGTCTTCTACATCTAAATGTATTAATCCTAGGCCGTTGTGATGAGCTAACTGAAATACCCCAAGGCATCGAGAATCTTATAGAGCTCGACAACCTGGAGCTTTATGAAATGCCAAGTGAGATAATAGAAAAGATTCAAGACAGGGAAACATTAGTTGGGGATTATAAAGATTCTCGACGTACTACAACTGTTAAGAACACCGTCTGGTATAATGGACAATTGTTGCAGAAAACAATTTACACCAACCTATTCACTATTCAAATTTAG
- the LOC123427580 gene encoding deSI-like protein At4g17486 — MAAQDGGGGAAVVLNVYDLTPINDYLYWFGLGVFHSGIEVHGLEYAFGAHDLSISGVFEVEPKCCPGYVYRRSVWMGTTEMSRAEFRSFIETLAGKYNGNTYHLISKNCNHFTDDVCKNITKKPAPGWVNRLARVGYFFNRLLPKSIQVSTLSHGATHPAISDDDVESTCSSLSGDSDVDDLDQHLLPAAGIDLQSVNVSPKLSKDLV; from the exons ATGGCGGcgcaggacggcggcggcggcgcggcggtggTCCTCAACGTGTACGACCTCACGCCCATAAACGACTACCTCTACTGGTTCGGCCTCGGCGTCTTCCACTCCGGGATCGAAG TTCATGGTTTGGAATATGCTTTTGGAGCCCATGATCTCTCAATCAGTGGGGTTTTTGAGGTTGAGCCAAAATGCTGCCCTGGCTATGTCTATAGAAGGTCTGTATGGATGGGCACAACTGAGATGTCTAGGGCAGAGTTCCGCTCGTTCATTGAAACTCTTGCAGGAAAGTACAATGGGAATACATATCATTTGATTTCAAAGAACTGCAACCATTTTACAGATGATGTCTGTAAGAACATAACCAAAAAACCAGCCCCTGGATGGGTAAATCGGCTAGCAAGAGTGG GTTACTTTTTCAACCGCCTCCTACCAAAAAGCATTCAAGTCTCTACTCTTAGTCACGGAGCAActcatcctgcaatctctg ATGATGATGTGGAGTCAACATGTTCATCCCTTAGTGGGGACAGTGATGTGGATGACCTGGACCAGCACCTGCTACCAGCAGCAGGCATCGACCTCCAATCTGTAAACGTGTCACCAAAGCTATCCAAAGATCTCGTTTGA
- the LOC123428700 gene encoding protein FAR1-RELATED SEQUENCE 11-like, which translates to MDQSMGEMRHGAPSLDLNASGPVCSAHPGESQASMSITVGEEIHGKDFLDDGTSVEFSARCTEATSGWTRRVRIGKARVEREMSAARKSALELSVRDYITKRDGNVANPVIGTSFDSIDEAYNFYNLYSWEVGFGIRLSKSRLNVNRSRCMQEIVCGCAVSLCFAGKPVKDNTRSSRCGCNAMIRLLRSEDNGWYICEHRSSHNHPLSMTCGEKMHSQSHRHIDRYTKDLVTQLRQNNVSLGKVFSIVGSFFGCIENVPFTKRALKTLCGKINKEHSDSDARKTMDILSEMKANDPAFNYTVQVDEESRIKTLMWVNGNSIDQYMCFGDAITFDTTYRTNLYDMPFGLFVGVNNHFQSIIFGGAMLRDEKEDTFRWVFREFIRMVGGKHPQTILTDQARSMELAIEAELPNTVHRWCKWHVLKKAKESMGALWGKNSDFKTEFHKLVHHMVNEEEFEGGWAAMLEKYSLKKHPFLTQIYEVRHKWAKPYFRGVFCAKMTNTQRSESANHMLKGYVPPGCPMHLFLHQYEKLQFDRDSEESFQEKRTSLSGVSLRFNLPIERHASKIYTRAMFEQFGEALYKAGAYVVDVVQPMAIYKLTHVDAATRARWSKVEFIVKVNDDKSFFICECGSFEHSGMVCCHSLIVMIELRLSRIPTKHILKRWTRDARDILPERLVWYQRDSGPPASNTYRHHTMYIQALDCVRLGDSNVKCFEVFTAMMKEVYKTLLPLSQDKDGMGLEDCETAVDGNNMVDRVPELSNCSGIAPAKSKRSAGRPSSSREKAPYEEKLKRQQRRTHGRVGVYMQMAMHLLHLYYDLDGGGNVLPVPHEASHSSSLATAIDEASVLGQGPIARCAVDDSRDGTQIAAREEHVYIEEGTGDFDPMVAGVCCAEELVLDDGDNASCVGAVDDKADEDDAESRPTKRAKL; encoded by the exons ATGGACCAGTCGATGGGAGAGATGCGCCATGGAGCTCCCAG CCTTGATCTCAATGCTTCCGGTCCAGTATGTTCTGCTCATCCGGGTGAGTCTCAAGCTTCTATGAGcataactgttggagaagaaaTACATGGGAAGGACTTCCTGGACGACGGAACAAGTGTCGAATTCAGTGCAAGATGCACTGAAGCAACCAGCGGCTGGACTAGGAG GGTTAGGATTGGCAAGGCACGCGTCGAAAGGGAAATGAGTGCAGCGAGGAAGAGTGCTTTGGAATTATCAGTGAGAGATTACATAACCAAGCGCGATGGGAATGTTGCCAACCCTGTTATTGGAACCTCGTTCGACTCCATAGATGAGGCTTACAATTTCTATAATTTATATTCATGGGAGGTTGGTTTTGGTATTAGGCTATCAAAAAGCCGACTCAATGTTAATCGGTCAAGATGCATGCAAGAGATTGTGTGCGGCTGTGCGGTTAGTCTTTGTTTCGCT GGGAAGCCAGTGAAAGATAACACTAGATCATCCAGGTGTGGGTGCAATGCTATGATCAGGCTATTAAGGTCGGAAGACAATGGGTGGTACATATGTGAGCATCGCTCTTCACACAACCACCCTCTCTCGATGACGTGTGGCGAAAAAATGCACTCGCAATCTCACAGACACATTGACCGTTACACTAAAGATTTGGTTACACAACTAAGGCAAAACAATGTTAGTCTTGGAAAGGTCTTTAGTATAGTTGGAAGTTTTTTTGGTTGTATCGAAAATGTTCCATTCACCAAGAGGGCGTTAAAGACACTGTGTGGCAAGATTAATAAGGAGCATAGTGATTCTGATGCCAGGAAAACAATGGACATTCTGTCTGAGATGAAAGCAAATGACCCGGCGTTCAATTATACTGTGCAGGTTGACGAGGAGAGCAGGATAAAGACACTTATGTGGGTGAATGGTAATAGCATCGACCAATACATgtgttttggagatgctataaCGTTTGACACAACATATCGGACAAACTTATACGATATGCCATTTGGATTATTTGTTGGTGTGAACAACCATTTCCAGAGTATAATTTTTGGTGGAGCGATGCTTAGGGATGAGAAAGAGGATACATTCAGATGGGTCTTTCGTGAGTTCATTAGAATGGTTGGTGGGAAGCATCCACAGACGATACTTACTG ATCAGGCTCGTTCTATGGAATTAGCGATTGAGGCAGAGCTGCCAAATACAGTGCACAGGTGGTGTAAGTGGCACGTGTTGAAGAAAGCGAAAGAATCAATGGGCGCATTGTGGGGGAAGAATAGTGATTTCAAGACTGAGTTTCACAAGTTGGTCCATCACATGGTGAACGAAGAAGAGTTTGAAGGTGGATGGGCTGCAATGCTGGAGAAGTACTCGTTGAAGAAACATCCATTCCTGACACAAATCTACGAGGTGCGTCACAAATGGGCGAAGCCGTATTTTAGGGGAGTGTTCTGTGCAAAAATGACAAACACGCAACGGAGTGAGAGTGCAAATCACATGCTGAAGGGGTATGTTCCGCCTGGCTGCCCTATGCATCTATTCCTACACCAATATGAAAAACTACAATTTGACAGAGATTctgaagaaagcttccaggagaAGCGCACCTCACTG AGTGGAGTATCATTAAGATTTAACCTGCCAATTGAGAGACATGCAAGCAAAATTTACACGAGGGCTATGTTTGAGCAGTTTGGGGAAGCTCTCTACAAGGCTGGTGCCTATGTAGTTGATGTAGTCCAGCCTATGGCAATTTATAAGCTAACACATGTTGATGCAGCAACGCGTGCGAGATGGAGCAAAGTTGAGTTCATAGTTAAAGTGAACGACGACAAATCATTTTTTATCTGTGAATGCGGGTCATTTGAGCACTCTGGCATGGTCTGTTGCCATTCGTTAATA GTCATGATTGAGTTGCGGCTTAGCAGAATACCAACAAAGCATATATTGAAGCGATGGACGAGGGATGCACGAGATATCTTGCCTGAGCGACTTGTCTGGTACCAAAGAGACAGTGGTCCTCCTGCTAGCAATACATACAGGCATCATACTATGTACATTCAAGCTTTGGATTGCGTACGGCTCGGTGACAGCAATGTGAAATGTTTTGAAGTTTTCACGGCGATGATGAAGGAAGTTTATAAAACCCTACTGCCTCTAAGCCAGGATAAGGATGGTATGGGACTTGAAGATTGCGAGACAGCTGTTGATGGCAACAATATGGTTGATCGTGTGCCGGAACTATCAAACTGTTCAGGAATTGCTCCCGCAAAGTCTAAACGGTCAGCGGGGAGGCCGTCTTCAAGCAGAGAGAAGGCTCCAtatgaagagaagctgaagag ACAGCAGAGGAGAACACATGGGCGGGTTGGCGTGTACATGCAAATGGCTATGCATTTACTACATCTGTACTACGAT CTTGATGGTGGTGGTAATGTACTGCCGGTCCCACATGAAGCTTCCCATTCTTCTTCGCTAGCTACCGCCATTGATGAG GCTAGTGTGCTAGGACAAGGTCCGATAGCAAGGTGTGCGGTGGATGATAGCCGAGATGGTACACAG ATTGCAGCTCGTGAAGAGCATGTGTACATCGAGGAGGGCACAGGGGACTTCGATCCGATGGTTGCAGGGGTGTGCTGTGCGGAAGAGTTGGTTCTGGATGATGGCGATAATGCGTCATGCGTTGGAGCTGTGGATGACAAAGCAGATGAAGACGACGCAGAGAGCCGTCCAACGAAGCGCGCCAAGCTCTAG